One window of Gemmatimonadaceae bacterium genomic DNA carries:
- a CDS encoding ligase-associated DNA damage response DEXH box helicase gives MARAAAPHDIDSWFAANGWSPFAFQREVWQAYAAGASGLIHAATGTGKTYAAWLGPVQEWMSRNAVAATPRRRSTNAPLQVLWITPLRALAADTEAALRAPIEALQLPWTIESRTGDTAGKVRRAQRDRLPTALVTTPESLELLLCRDDQEGLFETLQCVIVDEWHELMATKRGVQVELALARLRALCPTLRTWGLSATLGNLGVACETLLGRHGSTGVPNPGVLVRGIVPKEIAIESLLPETMDRFPWAGHLNTKLLPQVIARIEAAQSAIIFTNTRSQCEIWYQSIVAERPEWLETVAIHHGSLDKGQRQVVEDGLKSGRFRAVVATSSLDLGVDFAPVDVVMQVGSPKGVARLLQRAGRSGHAPGRVSTVVCVPTHAFELVEVAAARDAIRDGKIESRDPVDRPLDLLAQHLVTRAIGGGFTRPEIMAELRTSRAYAPLTDAELDWVLDFITHGGAALRAYPEYARVVNEYGHYFVTDRKVIQRHRMGIGTIVSDTALSVRFLTGGRLGTIEESFIARLKPKDRFIFAGRALEFVRVKDLTAWVRKARSPTGAVPSWQGSRMPLSTELSIAVRQTLEEARQGVFTSREMEAVRGIMEVQAARSIIPAPDELLIERVDTREGHHLFVYPFEGRLVHEGLAALCAYRIAQLAPITFSFACNDYGFELLAPEPIPIAEALESGLFGSAHLLHDITQSLNAAELARRQFREIARVAGLVFQGFPGQSKSMKQVQASSGLLYDVFAKYDPDNLLLLQAQREVLERQLEASRIGATLRRLEASTVRLVDVDRPTPLAFPLLVDRSRARLSTEKLSDRVKRMTAQAERGTP, from the coding sequence ATCGCCCGCGCCGCCGCGCCACACGACATCGACTCCTGGTTCGCGGCCAACGGCTGGTCTCCGTTCGCCTTCCAGCGCGAGGTGTGGCAGGCGTACGCGGCGGGGGCGTCCGGGCTGATCCACGCCGCCACCGGCACCGGCAAGACGTACGCCGCCTGGCTTGGGCCGGTGCAGGAGTGGATGTCGCGCAACGCCGTTGCTGCCACCCCGCGCAGGCGCAGCACGAATGCCCCGCTGCAGGTGCTCTGGATCACGCCGCTCCGCGCGCTCGCCGCCGACACCGAGGCGGCCCTGCGGGCCCCGATCGAGGCGTTGCAGCTGCCGTGGACCATCGAGTCGCGCACCGGTGACACCGCCGGGAAGGTGCGGCGGGCGCAGCGCGACCGCCTGCCGACCGCCCTGGTCACCACGCCCGAGTCGCTGGAACTGCTTCTCTGCCGCGACGACCAGGAGGGGCTGTTCGAGACGTTGCAGTGCGTGATCGTGGACGAGTGGCACGAGCTGATGGCCACCAAGCGCGGGGTGCAGGTGGAGCTGGCCCTCGCGCGGCTGCGGGCACTCTGCCCGACGCTGCGCACCTGGGGCCTGTCGGCCACCCTCGGCAACCTCGGCGTGGCCTGCGAGACGTTGCTGGGGCGCCACGGCAGCACCGGCGTGCCCAATCCCGGCGTGCTGGTGCGCGGCATCGTGCCGAAGGAGATCGCGATCGAGTCGCTCCTCCCGGAGACGATGGACCGGTTTCCGTGGGCGGGGCACCTGAACACGAAGCTGCTGCCGCAGGTGATCGCGCGGATCGAGGCGGCGCAGTCGGCGATCATCTTCACCAACACGCGATCGCAGTGCGAGATCTGGTACCAGTCGATCGTCGCCGAGCGGCCGGAGTGGCTCGAGACCGTGGCGATCCACCACGGGTCGCTGGACAAGGGGCAGCGGCAGGTGGTGGAGGACGGCTTGAAGAGCGGCCGGTTCCGCGCCGTGGTGGCCACGTCGTCGCTGGACCTCGGCGTCGACTTCGCCCCGGTGGACGTGGTGATGCAGGTGGGCAGCCCGAAAGGGGTCGCGCGGCTGCTGCAGCGTGCCGGCCGGTCGGGGCATGCGCCGGGCCGGGTGTCCACGGTGGTGTGCGTGCCGACGCACGCCTTCGAGCTGGTGGAGGTCGCGGCCGCGCGTGACGCGATCCGTGACGGGAAGATCGAGAGCCGCGATCCCGTGGACCGGCCGCTGGACCTGCTGGCGCAGCACCTGGTGACGCGTGCCATCGGCGGCGGGTTCACGCGCCCGGAGATCATGGCCGAGCTGCGCACGTCGCGCGCCTACGCGCCGCTCACCGACGCGGAACTGGACTGGGTGCTGGACTTCATCACCCACGGCGGTGCGGCGCTCCGCGCCTATCCCGAGTATGCCCGGGTGGTGAACGAGTACGGGCACTACTTCGTGACGGATCGGAAGGTCATCCAGCGCCACCGCATGGGCATCGGGACCATCGTGAGCGACACGGCGCTCTCGGTGCGCTTCCTGACCGGCGGCCGGCTGGGCACGATCGAGGAGAGTTTCATCGCGCGCCTGAAGCCGAAGGACCGCTTCATCTTCGCCGGCCGCGCGCTGGAGTTCGTGCGCGTGAAGGACCTCACGGCCTGGGTGCGGAAGGCGCGCAGCCCCACCGGGGCCGTGCCGAGCTGGCAGGGGTCACGGATGCCGCTGTCCACGGAGCTGTCCATCGCGGTGCGGCAGACGCTGGAGGAGGCGCGCCAGGGTGTCTTCACGAGCCGCGAGATGGAGGCGGTGCGCGGCATCATGGAGGTGCAGGCCGCGCGCTCGATCATCCCGGCCCCGGACGAGCTGCTGATCGAGCGGGTGGACACGCGTGAGGGCCATCACCTCTTCGTCTACCCGTTCGAGGGGCGCCTCGTGCACGAGGGGCTCGCCGCGCTGTGTGCCTATCGCATCGCACAGCTCGCGCCGATCACCTTCAGCTTCGCCTGCAACGACTACGGCTTCGAGCTGCTGGCCCCGGAGCCGATCCCGATCGCGGAGGCGCTGGAGTCGGGGCTGTTCGGCAGCGCCCACCTGCTGCACGACATCACGCAATCGCTCAACGCCGCCGAGCTCGCGCGCCGGCAGTTCCGCGAGATCGCGCGGGTGGCCGGCCTGGTCTTCCAGGGGTTCCCGGGGCAGTCGAAGTCGATGAAGCAGGTGCAGGCGTCGAGCGGGCTGCTGTACGACGTGTTCGCGAAGTACGACCCCGACAACCTGCTGCTGCTGCAGGCCCAGCGTGAGGTGCTGGAGCGGCAGCTCGAGGCGAGCCGCATCGGGGCCACGCTGCGGCGGCTGGAGGCGAGCACCGTGCGCCTGGTGGACGTGGACCGCCCCACACCGCTGGCGTTCCCGTTGCTCGTGGACCGCTCGCGGGCACGACTCAGCACGGAGAAGCTGAGTGACCGGGTGAAGCGGATGACGGCGCAGGCGGAGCGCGGCACGCCGTAG
- a CDS encoding protein kinase, with the protein MSSAIESEPMLDEAQGDSLREALVAAVGDEYEIVRLIGRGGMGAVYLARDRALERLVAIKVLPPGSATDAGVLERFRREAKTVASLQHVGIVPLYAFGERRGLVWFVMGYVRGESLGTRLDREQVLDAETARTMLAQVAEALDHAHRQGIVHRDVKPDNILIDDSTGRALLTDFGIARADTLQSGTSLTQVGAVMGTPHYMSPEQATAEPSLDGRSDLYSVGVVGYQMLSGTLPFDGASFRELLMQHISVPPKPLSAVAPSVPADLADAIMRCLEKDPSKRIADGRSLRAAVGGSAYDDDTLTYELAELQQLGAKVVVTTAICAALALSALLRGGRLFSIQAWVWMLPPLAFLLNGLQVREARKRGYEWGTIRRVVTLPPRWWWLWWPRSWRRAGDVYDRLPGALKGARTTTGLLTLLLLAEAPLMAWATDPRRLAIRDRIPAAHAFFQAPWLARLDMLVPLVGLVVFLLVLVVAATLSNLLVKRATRGADAGYMDRQRLTYKPTDSAFWRDPRIQRIYRQQAADRRPKTPQEFVSQILAAAGTLPPAASESGTAAITGARRLLDAITAHERELVLLEKTAPREQLERLEAEIVRHESDAGDPEAVQLLVDQRDAVLRSRARLLVVSTRRDEAAARLETLWTSVRRLASSTDAAAAGAIAASISEAWRDVERDYPVRRGASTTQRSTGARVSLVLAVGTMLAVQAGAPAGAAPDAAALVARGQPDSALAMLAASRDSSAPALVLTGQAQLQRGSQPGVASRYLGARRARAAFLAALRRDSTDVQALESLAWMARLLPAFAGGSRAETGRLTARLERAHPYRGALMRGHLARADGRTAIADSIFAHLVTMHPDSAPAWFARFDLASRLRRADVAREALGHYRRLMPSDRAALFQQGQLAAELGVDLAAGESALREYLRGPFLPAMPPRGQSWWRLGQVLEAQGRIADAREAYGNAVAIDRRDAEYRGALEALETSTAPRD; encoded by the coding sequence ATGAGCAGTGCGATCGAGTCGGAACCGATGCTGGACGAGGCGCAGGGCGACAGCCTGCGCGAGGCCCTCGTCGCGGCCGTGGGCGACGAGTACGAGATCGTCCGCCTGATCGGTCGCGGTGGCATGGGGGCCGTGTACCTGGCCCGCGACCGGGCGCTGGAGCGCCTCGTCGCGATCAAGGTGCTGCCCCCGGGCTCGGCCACCGATGCCGGCGTGCTCGAACGATTCCGTCGCGAGGCGAAGACCGTCGCCAGCCTGCAGCACGTTGGCATCGTGCCCCTGTACGCATTCGGCGAACGCCGCGGCCTGGTGTGGTTCGTGATGGGCTACGTGCGTGGCGAGTCGCTCGGCACGCGCCTCGATCGCGAGCAGGTCCTCGACGCCGAGACCGCGCGCACGATGCTCGCGCAGGTGGCCGAGGCGCTCGATCATGCGCACCGCCAAGGCATCGTGCACCGCGACGTCAAGCCGGACAACATCCTCATCGACGACAGTACCGGTCGCGCGCTGCTCACCGACTTCGGCATCGCACGCGCCGACACCCTGCAGTCCGGCACCAGCCTCACGCAGGTCGGCGCCGTGATGGGCACGCCGCACTACATGTCTCCCGAGCAGGCGACCGCCGAGCCGTCCCTCGACGGGCGGAGTGACCTGTACTCGGTGGGCGTGGTGGGCTACCAGATGCTCAGCGGCACGCTGCCGTTCGACGGCGCGAGCTTCCGCGAGCTGCTCATGCAGCACATCTCCGTGCCGCCGAAGCCGCTGTCGGCGGTGGCCCCCTCCGTGCCGGCCGACCTGGCCGACGCGATCATGCGCTGCCTCGAGAAGGATCCGTCGAAGCGCATCGCCGACGGGCGGAGCCTGCGCGCCGCCGTCGGTGGGTCCGCGTACGACGACGACACGCTGACGTACGAACTGGCGGAGCTGCAGCAGCTCGGCGCCAAGGTGGTCGTGACCACGGCGATCTGTGCGGCACTGGCGCTCTCGGCCCTGCTCCGCGGTGGCCGGCTGTTCTCGATCCAGGCGTGGGTCTGGATGCTGCCGCCGCTTGCATTCCTGCTGAATGGCCTGCAGGTGCGCGAGGCGCGGAAGCGCGGCTACGAGTGGGGGACGATCCGGCGCGTGGTCACGCTGCCGCCGCGCTGGTGGTGGCTCTGGTGGCCGCGCAGCTGGCGCCGCGCCGGCGACGTGTACGACCGGCTGCCGGGCGCGCTCAAGGGGGCACGGACGACGACCGGCCTGCTCACGCTGCTGCTGCTGGCCGAGGCGCCGCTGATGGCGTGGGCCACCGATCCTCGCCGTCTCGCCATCCGCGACCGGATTCCCGCGGCGCACGCATTCTTCCAGGCGCCGTGGCTGGCGCGGCTCGACATGCTGGTGCCGCTGGTGGGACTGGTGGTCTTCCTGCTCGTCCTCGTGGTGGCGGCGACGCTGTCCAACCTCCTCGTGAAGCGTGCCACGCGTGGCGCCGATGCGGGCTACATGGACCGGCAGCGCCTGACCTACAAGCCGACCGACTCCGCGTTCTGGCGCGACCCGCGCATCCAGCGGATCTACCGGCAGCAGGCGGCGGACCGTCGCCCGAAGACGCCGCAGGAGTTCGTGTCGCAGATCCTCGCGGCGGCCGGCACGCTGCCGCCCGCGGCGAGCGAGAGCGGGACCGCGGCCATCACCGGCGCGCGCCGGCTGCTGGATGCGATCACGGCGCACGAACGTGAACTCGTGCTGCTCGAGAAGACCGCGCCGCGCGAGCAACTGGAACGCCTCGAGGCCGAGATCGTGCGACACGAGTCGGACGCCGGCGATCCCGAGGCGGTGCAGCTGCTGGTGGACCAGCGCGATGCCGTGCTGCGCTCGCGTGCCCGGCTGCTGGTCGTCAGCACGCGTCGCGACGAGGCGGCGGCGCGACTGGAGACGCTCTGGACCAGCGTGCGCCGGCTGGCCTCGTCCACCGACGCCGCGGCCGCGGGGGCGATTGCCGCCTCCATCAGTGAGGCCTGGCGCGACGTGGAGCGCGACTACCCGGTGCGCCGTGGCGCGTCGACCACCCAGCGCTCCACCGGCGCGCGCGTGAGCCTGGTGCTGGCCGTCGGGACGATGCTGGCGGTGCAGGCCGGCGCGCCGGCGGGCGCAGCGCCCGACGCGGCGGCCCTGGTGGCGCGTGGCCAGCCCGATTCCGCCCTCGCAATGCTCGCGGCGTCTCGCGACAGTTCCGCACCGGCGCTGGTGCTCACCGGGCAGGCGCAGCTCCAGCGCGGGAGCCAGCCGGGCGTAGCCAGTCGATACCTGGGTGCGCGTCGTGCGCGGGCGGCGTTCCTCGCGGCGCTGCGCCGCGACTCCACCGACGTGCAGGCGCTGGAGTCACTGGCCTGGATGGCGCGCCTCCTGCCCGCGTTCGCCGGAGGCAGCCGGGCGGAGACCGGGCGGCTCACGGCACGGCTGGAACGCGCGCATCCGTACCGGGGGGCGCTGATGCGCGGGCACCTGGCGCGTGCGGACGGGCGCACCGCCATCGCGGACTCGATCTTCGCGCACCTCGTGACGATGCATCCCGACAGCGCGCCGGCCTGGTTCGCGCGCTTCGACCTCGCCTCCCGGCTGCGCCGGGCCGACGTCGCGCGTGAGGCGCTGGGCCACTACCGTCGGCTCATGCCATCGGATCGCGCGGCGCTGTTCCAGCAGGGCCAGCTCGCGGCGGAACTCGGCGTGGACCTCGCCGCGGGCGAGTCGGCGCTGCGCGAGTACCTGCGCGGGCCGTTCCTGCCGGCGATGCCGCCCCGGGGGCAGTCGTGGTGGCGCCTGGGGCAGGTGCTCGAGGCCCAGGGACGGATTGCCGATGCGCGCGAGGCGTACGGCAACGCGGTGGCGATCGACCGGCGCGATGCGGAATACCGGGGCGCGCTCGAGGCGCTGGAGACATCGACCGCGCCGCGCGACTGA
- the pdeM gene encoding ligase-associated DNA damage response endonuclease PdeM — MTATISLAGVTVDLLADRAMFVHEGRTLIVADVHWGKAATFRALGVPVPHGTTRTGLDRLSALLDDTDARQLIVLGDLWHARAGKTPATLRAIEAWRTARPALAITLVRGNHDLHAGDPPPALGITCVDAPLRFGPFALCHHPGDGQDGYVLAGHVHPVVRLHGRGRQRLTLPCFAFGARGGLLPAFGEFTGGGVIDQRDFARTFVIADDSVLPLAVAGDAAQPPPYVTPG; from the coding sequence ATGACTGCGACCATCTCCCTCGCGGGCGTGACCGTGGACCTGCTCGCCGACCGCGCGATGTTCGTGCACGAGGGCCGCACCCTCATCGTCGCCGACGTGCACTGGGGCAAGGCGGCGACCTTCCGCGCCCTCGGTGTGCCGGTGCCCCACGGCACCACGCGCACCGGCCTCGATCGGCTCTCCGCGCTGCTCGACGACACCGACGCACGACAGCTCATCGTGCTCGGTGACCTGTGGCATGCGCGTGCCGGCAAGACGCCGGCCACCCTGCGCGCCATCGAGGCGTGGCGCACGGCGCGGCCGGCGCTCGCGATCACGCTCGTGCGCGGCAACCACGACCTGCACGCCGGCGACCCGCCGCCCGCGCTTGGCATCACCTGCGTCGATGCCCCGCTCCGGTTCGGGCCATTTGCGCTCTGCCACCATCCCGGCGACGGCCAGGACGGCTACGTGCTCGCCGGCCACGTGCATCCCGTGGTGCGGCTGCATGGCCGCGGGCGCCAGCGCCTGACCCTGCCCTGCTTCGCATTCGGGGCGCGGGGCGGGCTGCTGCCGGCGTTCGGCGAGTTCACCGGGGGCGGCGTGATCGACCAGCGCGACTTCGCGCGCACCTTCGTGATCGCCGACGACAGCGTGCTGCCGCTGGCCGTCGCCGGCGACGCGGCTCAGCCGCCGCCGTACGTCACGCCGGGATAG